A segment of the Lycium barbarum isolate Lr01 chromosome 7, ASM1917538v2, whole genome shotgun sequence genome:
ccctcacttagatCAGAGAATGTCCCGCACACAATTTAAAGATAAGAACCAGGACAAGGATAAATGAGAATAGATagcactcacactcacaaagaagttcatgatatgcaagtgcagataccatatgctttcccttaatttcaatgcctaacactttcaaatggttcagttgtgatcactataggactttttcttgggttgtaatgtaggctcggggacgggtaggatacttatTTGGGAGTCAGTGAAtcatcctcctcgacactacaCATTCTCACTTTTTGCACGCCCATTCTACTCATGATTAATCCTTCAACTTATGACTATGATATGATTTGATTCCTACTAGAATTTATAGTCTTTCTATGAgacaattattaaaaaaaaaaaaaatcacatctaGTTCTCGACTATTTAACTCATACACCTCCAGCTTTAGGCTCTTAGCCTCTACTTCACACATatgccacccccaacttaggaaaTTTGCCTCTTTTCTCTCGTAGCGTCAAGGAGGGAACGAGTGTAAAGATGGAATTAATTCATGAAGAGGGGCAAAGGTTTGTTATGGTTAATCAAGAAAAATGgtcaaaggctcaaaagggagAATTAATGATATTTATATAGAACGGGTTTTGGGATTTTTAAGGCTaaagtgactatttacaaggaaatcctatgatcacttcacaaccaactatcctaaTATAGCACAACttaccgggcaagttctagatccacAAATGCCAtcaatgaacacaagaagttctaACACGTGCcatggcataaggatttgaacactcaacccatacacactctaatatctatgatgtcacaaaaacaaccatacatgtcaattcattacaacttATGATAGGCCATAAAATTTCGGAGGGGTCAATTTTAAAtcaattcatttccaatttcAAAAACATCCTTTTCATTCCAATTTGTTCTCGAAATTCATGCCAttagttcaaaatgcaacaaccactACAGTCACAATTACTCTAACCAAgatttaacacatatatacactacTAGATATatcaggttaccccacccccagcaaaaaaagGATGCactgtccccaatgcatcaaaatcataccatcaccctaTGGTGGAAGGGCCGACCTAAGATGCTCTAATCCCGCTGCTGCTGCGTAGGTGTCTCCTCCGCATCAGTGCGAATGGAAACTGTCTCTACTGCTGGCTCAGCGGACCTAGGAGGTGGGGTTTACTGGCCCTGTGGCTGCAGGTCCTGAGCAGCTATCGTAATCGGCTCGGTGCTGGGATAGCACTGGTGCTGGACGATGCTCCGGTGAACCTCGTGTCTAGGCGCGACCGACTAATACTTTCCTGAAACTCAGGGTCCTCATCCTCATTATCATCCTCCTTATCATTATCATCAGCTAATGTCTCAGTCCTTTTTCTCTTGAGACTTTCCCTAGTCTCTTCCTCAATCACCAAGTCAACTACTTTGATCAAATCTGAAATGCTGTCCACTAGCATAGGTGGTGTCGTGTTATTCACAATAACCTGCTCTCCCGCACGAAGGGCCTTGACCTCAGCTCTGACTTCTTCAAGTTCGGTATTCCTATCCCTAGAAGTACCACTCTtactcttcttctcaatagtgagtatccgcatctcTAAACTGTCAAGTCGCGCATTCACCCTAGCgtgatgcctctccatagcctcctgaagaggctccaactCTGGTGCAATCTCTTTGCGAACAAACATACCTAacttctgtaatatccgggtAACCTGCTGATCAGCTCGTTCGGCTTTGATGGCAAACTCTTTGACGTTCGCCCTGTTGAGGACAAAGATATCCTCGGAGGATGATATTGCGGATGAAGGAGGAATAGGAGCTGAAGATGGGGCTGCAGGCTGAGGTGGTGCCTCTAAAGAAGTGGTAGCATCAGCTACAAATGGTGAGGAGGCGGCTGCTGGGGAAAAGCCCTCAGTGGCCAGATCAACTGTGTCCTGTGGCACTGAATCTATAACATGCTCAGTCTCCTCATCCGGGAAGTCTTGCAGTGAAGTGCTGGTGGCCTAAGATGTACAGAGTGTCTCATCCCCACTCCGTGTGATGTCACACACCTTTGTTACTGGGAGAGTGGCTGCAAATGTATCAATGTGTCTCACCTGGGCCATCCTGCACAACTGTGTGATAAGGGACGGTAAAATCAAAGTTTTCGCCTCCTGTGGTACGCGTGCCCGAATGGCTCTACTGATCAACTCACCCAAGTTCATCGGGACCTGGATAGCATAGCAGCCACAACTACTGCTCTATCCGGTGTGACTATGTTATTCGCTCCCGTTGGCAAAATGCGATAGATGACGAAATTCCACCAgaatttagcttccaagctgatatcAACCTTATGTATCTTTGCAGCCAAGTTACTCACCCATGGGGCCTTGTCCGCTGGACCTCGAGCCATCATTGTCACAAACCATTCTCTCACAGATTTCTTAGCTCTTctttcaaacttatcatcatattccaTTGTGGTTGGCTCAACGAAGTCATCCCCAAAATAAAACCTGTTGATTGTGCGGGCtaagatatcaacatgtacaccccTAACATACACTGTATTTAATGGAAGGGCGGCTTTCAAACCTCTTTTTTTCTTGTGTCGCTGCTTTAGCAGCACTCTGTAGGTAGTATAGAAATCCTGAACCATGGTCGGGAAATAATCCCCTGTaggctgtgtgaatgcctcaagatTATAGTGGTGGATGAGATCAGTAATCCGAGGGTAACTCTCTAATCCGCCTATACTGATTTGTTCCTCTTCTTGAATATTCCTCCTCGGGTTACCCCCGGTGACTATAGTGGCACCCTTTATGTAGTACTTTCTGCACCTATCATAAGGGAATCGGATTACAGCTACCTGCCTCTTCTGCAGCCACAGCCGTTCTTGTTCCTCATCTGAATTGCACTCAGAAGCGGCTTGTTGCTCTGTTGCTGCCTTGCTAGCACTAGTGGATATAGAGGATGACTCCCCTCTTCAGATTGGGAGGAGTTTGGGGTAGGTGGTTCTACGCGGGGAGTGGTGGTCCGTGATCTCGTTCTAGTCGTTGGTACCACCTCTTGACGTTCAGAGTTGGAAGGTTCATCTCTAAGAGTAAGGGTCGATTGTCCCCGACCTCGGTCTTTTTTAGGACCACCACCCCGCTTGActggattctttggaggcatatctaCAAGAAGAACACCCTTCGTGGTTGAGTCAATCATAAAAATACAACCAAACCAAAAAAAATGCAAAATATGAGATAACTTTAAAGCTGCCAGTGGTGATGCCGATTTGCTAGAAGAGacatcgaactgatcgacggagtgtCGAATTTTTCGTCCAACAGATCGAAGGCCCATCGATCGCACCGTCAATCTTTCTTTGGTCACTGGAGTTTGCAACTTAAAGATGGTGGAAAGGATGCTTCGTCGATagattcgacggaccgtcgagtcCACCATTGAATGTGTTTTGCCTCAAACCTTTGTGAGGAAACAGTCGACGTtaagaaggacggttcgtcgagtgaatcgacggaccgtcgaactcAGTGTCAAATGGACTTCTGGCTTACTCAACACGATCCTTGGGTCGTGGGGCAAACCCTCTCGTAATTTAGGGTAACTCAGACTTCACCCAACATTGGCTCGGGTTAGATTATGGAAAATAATTGGCGGGCAAAACACCTCTTTGGTCGTAATGCCCTCTAAGCCAACATTTCAAACAACAACAATTTTACACTTGggcatttcatcaaacaggtggcaggcaaaacaacaacaatctcatgaatgaggtgtgtttgtcGTGTTGCCTTCCGACTCGGTAGAAGACGATGCACTCGCTCCACGAGTCTCAATTTTCAGCAATAAGTTATACCCAATGAATCAAACATCCACACAAACCACTAGCATAACTaaactaacaacaacaatacatggAAGCAAACAACGAGCACGAACATGTAAACAAACAATACATGATCTAGCATACCTTAAAATTGAAAGAAGACTTGATTTTAGCACTTAAGGAATGAGGAACACACAATTAGCCACTACTAGGGTTACACACAATAGCAGGAGGGAGTAAATTGGGGAGAAAATAATGGTAAATGAGAGGAATGGTGGTTAATGGGTGAATTTAAGAGAGGGGATGGTGGAGTAACTGTTGGGTAATAGTTATGGGTGAGGGAAATGTGGAAGAGGAAGGAGTatttaaaaaagaagaagtgggaagagAAAGGGGGTGCGTCGGGTTATATAAATAATAGCCCTACCCGACACGTAAAAAGGACAGAACATCGAATGGTTCGACGTTCCGTCGAGTGCAACGTCTTTGATCATTCCATTTTTTTATATGCAAGGGAGAAAAACGCCCGTTGAATTGACCGTCGTTCAATTCGACGGAGTGTCAAACATGTCGTTGAAAGGCCATTATTTCCAGTGATGAATCTTTCAGGTGGTCCATTTCGACGGCGCATTCTACGGCTCGTCGAattgatcgacggttcgtcgaatgTGCACCGTTCATCTGCTTTCCTGGAAATTTCTTGATTCAACACTTAGGTTCCTAGACACATCaacaaacatcaaaacaacacaaaaacaaaaaccaaCAAACCGAAAAACATAGTGCGAACAtgaacatgggttgcctcccaagaagcgcacaatttaacgtcgcgACACGACGTGATACTACTTTTGGTGTCAAGATCCAGTGCCATGTTTCAACCGGTGAGCATCGACAATCTTGTCACCATCAACAATCAAATGATAGTGCTTTACCCAATGGCCATTCACTCTGAAAGTATGAGTCCCATCTTTGGACTTCAATTCCATCGAACCATTGGGTGAaacactcaccaaagtaaaaggaccggaccacttggatttcaaTTTGCTTggaaagagcttcaaccttgaGTTGAATAGCAACACCGAATCACTCGGTTGAAAATCTCTCTTTAAAAGTTTGACATCGTGATAATGCTTCATCTTTTCTTTATACAAAGCCGCACTCTCATAGGAATGATACCGAAACTcctccatttcattcatttgaaacaactgCAACTCGGCTGCTTCGTCCCAATGCATGTTCAATTTTTTAGTGCCCAcaaagctttgtgttcaagttcaaccggtaGATGATAAGCTTTACCAAACACCAACtgataaggagaagtaccaatgggAGTCTTGAATGCCattctataagcccaaagagcatcatcaagctttaatgaccaatcagttctatttTCAGTAACCGTATTGGCTAAGATACTCTT
Coding sequences within it:
- the LOC132601364 gene encoding uncharacterized protein LOC132601364 produces the protein MHWDEAAELQLFQMNEMEEFRYHSYESAALYKEKMKHYHDVKLLKRDFQPSDSVLLFNSRLKLFPSKLKSKWSGPFTLVSVSPNGSMELKSKDGTHTFRVNGHWVKHYHLIVDGDKIVDAHRLKHGTGS